A section of the Spirosoma pollinicola genome encodes:
- a CDS encoding nucleotidyl transferase AbiEii/AbiGii toxin family protein, with amino-acid sequence MLHPSTVEPATLELLKRLMQQPILKSFALAGGTSLALQFGHRLSVDLDLFTNQSFSEQELFDELLLNFPTTIKTDEARNTLSLFIEGVKVDLLAHRYPLISPFIEEAGIRFWSIEDVIAMKLGAVSGRGAKKDFWDITELLNHFSLQQMLQFFTTKYANSDPGYVVRSLTYFEDADSQLDPITLNDIGWPEVKQRILQAVKELV; translated from the coding sequence ATGCTACACCCGTCAACAGTCGAACCCGCTACCCTGGAATTATTGAAACGGCTTATGCAACAGCCAATTCTTAAGTCATTCGCCCTGGCAGGTGGTACAAGCCTTGCTTTACAGTTTGGGCATCGCTTATCGGTCGATCTGGATTTATTCACGAATCAATCATTTTCCGAGCAAGAGCTATTTGACGAACTGCTCCTTAATTTTCCAACGACAATCAAAACAGACGAAGCAAGAAATACCCTCAGTTTATTTATTGAAGGGGTTAAAGTCGATTTGTTAGCCCATCGTTACCCGTTAATTAGTCCTTTTATTGAAGAGGCCGGCATCCGATTCTGGTCAATTGAAGACGTTATCGCGATGAAGCTTGGAGCGGTTAGCGGACGAGGGGCAAAGAAAGATTTTTGGGACATTACTGAGTTACTTAACCATTTTTCGCTCCAGCAAATGCTCCAGTTCTTTACAACTAAATACGCCAATAGTGACCCCGGTTACGTGGTTCGTTCCTTAACCTATTTTGAGGACGCAGATAGTCAACTTGACCCAATAACGCTCAATGATATAGGGTGGCCTGAGGTAAAACAACGCATTTTACAGGCCGTTAAAGAATTAGTCTAG
- a CDS encoding DUF6922 domain-containing protein: MTAPKPHLSPTAFWDINMAAIDYETNARFVIEKVMNYGLWADILEVVRYYGRERVKAEVVQAAYLKKKTLSFCCAIFDLTPNQFRCYTRQQSNPLPWNY; this comes from the coding sequence ATGACAGCGCCCAAACCACACCTCTCCCCCACAGCCTTCTGGGACATAAACATGGCAGCGATAGATTACGAAACCAACGCCCGCTTCGTGATTGAGAAAGTAATGAACTATGGTTTGTGGGCCGATATACTGGAAGTAGTTCGGTATTATGGCCGCGAACGTGTGAAAGCGGAGGTTGTTCAGGCAGCTTACCTCAAAAAGAAAACGCTCTCATTCTGCTGCGCTATCTTTGATCTCACTCCCAATCAGTTTCGATGCTACACCCGTCAACAGTCGAACCCGCTACCCTGGAATTATTGA
- a CDS encoding PD-(D/E)XK nuclease family protein — METEKPHQPNLFHYATSELSQDAFICWLAAWADPTLADAELHQISRKFLLSLVHKHKPDYAMESVQTVKVRRQVEKLDVLIEINAKEANQLAILIEDKTHTDHHSGQLDRYYSNILKEYTEDQIVPIYFKTGYQSKFDVGRYKTYLRKDFLQFLRGESTANNIYRDFLDHLEGMEYVVNQYEKTNLFDESGKSLWSDNDWRGFFLRIYDNRDQLYTITQDDGANWSYIANPAGGFFGFWWYFIELPD, encoded by the coding sequence ATGGAAACCGAAAAACCACACCAACCGAATTTATTTCATTACGCAACCAGCGAGTTATCACAAGATGCCTTTATCTGTTGGCTGGCCGCTTGGGCTGATCCAACACTAGCTGATGCTGAGTTACATCAAATATCTCGTAAATTTCTACTGTCACTCGTTCATAAGCATAAGCCTGATTACGCCATGGAAAGTGTTCAAACTGTAAAAGTGCGCCGACAAGTGGAAAAACTTGACGTATTAATTGAGATCAATGCAAAAGAAGCTAATCAACTAGCTATTTTAATTGAAGACAAAACTCACACAGATCATCACTCAGGCCAACTTGATCGGTACTACAGTAATATATTGAAGGAGTATACAGAAGACCAAATTGTACCAATCTATTTTAAAACCGGCTATCAGTCAAAGTTTGACGTAGGTCGATACAAAACCTATTTGCGTAAAGATTTCCTGCAATTTTTGCGGGGAGAATCTACAGCAAATAATATTTATCGAGATTTCCTAGACCACTTGGAAGGAATGGAATATGTGGTCAACCAATATGAGAAAACAAACTTATTTGATGAATCGGGTAAGTCTTTATGGAGCGACAACGACTGGCGAGGTTTCTTCTTAAGGATATATGATAACCGAGATCAACTCTATACTATTACCCAAGATGACGGGGCAAATTGGAGTTACATTGCCAACCCAGCAGGCGGATTTTTCGGCTTCTGGTGGTATTTCATAGAATTACCTGATTAG
- a CDS encoding pyridoxamine 5'-phosphate oxidase family protein, whose amino-acid sequence MQTQQRTLNPVELDKLKDKIKDIRIAMLTTQEADGDFHTRPMATHEIEPDGTMWFFTYDNSNKVNEIRQNERIALGFSDPGSEVYVSTSGHAEVVKDKAKIDELWSDVLKTWFPNGKDDPNLALLKVTTHAGEYWDRPGGKMVKLFEMAKGALTGETDKTGRNEKFGDEPQ is encoded by the coding sequence ATGCAAACGCAACAGCGCACATTGAATCCGGTTGAACTGGATAAGCTTAAAGACAAAATCAAGGACATACGTATTGCCATGCTGACGACGCAGGAAGCCGATGGCGACTTTCACACGCGGCCAATGGCTACTCACGAAATAGAGCCCGACGGTACGATGTGGTTTTTTACCTACGACAACTCGAACAAGGTGAACGAAATTCGCCAGAACGAACGCATCGCGCTGGGATTTTCAGACCCCGGTTCAGAAGTGTATGTCTCTACGTCGGGCCATGCCGAAGTGGTGAAAGACAAAGCAAAAATTGATGAGTTGTGGAGCGATGTTCTGAAAACATGGTTTCCCAATGGCAAAGATGATCCAAATCTTGCCCTGTTGAAAGTAACAACCCACGCGGGCGAATACTGGGATCGGCCGGGCGGGAAAATGGTGAAGCTGTTCGAAATGGCGAAAGGGGCACTTACCGGCGAAACGGACAAAACGGGTCGCAACGAAAAATTTGGCGATGAGCCACAGTAA